The Meriones unguiculatus strain TT.TT164.6M chromosome 6, Bangor_MerUng_6.1, whole genome shotgun sequence genome has a window encoding:
- the LOC110558753 gene encoding zinc finger protein 717-like, whose product MSEYVDLVSFEDVTVNFTWEEWQNLDAAQRTLYRNVMLETYSSLLSLGQYIPKPELIFKLEQGAEPWTAEDPANQSLSGFCNVDGKVDTNRKTQQRHLWQVSANSHDRASEKKGGLENTLYLCSMNISNFVVNHRNCSEVKPEEVNGYQNTCLPSEPHETCTVEQYNDSYVVGKSLRCPEQLGQHSKIQTGQQNFEYSGEGKDAKEAKLLKKITPSKRLQMGLTSCKHNEYEQVSVKSNVMTKVGKATFSKKCNPTKHQTTFSGSKSCTCLERKKTFTSKLDLRVNQRTHNQKKAHVCIQCEKHFSTKSSLTIHQRIHTGEKPYRCSECDKTFRQKSALIVHERTHTGEKPFECCECGKAFQHKWYLKMHQRTHTGEKPYECKECGRAFLKKSYLKMHQGTHKSDKPYECEKCGKTFHNRSYFNMHHRTHTGEKPYACNECGKAFYQKSDLRRHQKIHNSEKLHECKECGKAFQNKSYLKTHQKVHTGEKPYECKECGKAFQNKSYLNKHQIIHTGEKPYECNKCGKTFQWKLVLSKHHRIHTGEKPYECIQCGKMFGYKSSLIVHELIHSGEKPYECNVCRKTFSQKSNLSRHQKTHSHGEL is encoded by the exons ATGAGTGAATATGTG GATTTGGTGTCATTTGAGGATGTCACTGTGAACTTCACCTGGGAGGAGTGGCAGAATCTCGATGCCGCACAGAGGACTCTGTACAGGAATGtcatgctggagacctacagcaGCCTGCTGTCTCTGG GGCAATACATCCCTAAACCTGAGTTGATCTTCAAATTGGAACAGGGAGCAGAGCCATGGACAGCAGAAGACCCTGCAAACCAGAGTCTTTCAG GCTTCTGCAATGTGGACGGCAAAGTTGACACCAACCGGAAGACTCAACAGAGACATTTGTGGCAAGTTAGTGCCAATAGTCATGATAGGGCAAGTGAAAAAAAAGGTGGATTAGAAAACACATTGTATTTATGCTCCATGAacatttcaaattttgttgtaaaTCACAGAAACTGTTCAGAAGTGAAGCCTGAGGAGGTGAATGGATATCAAAATACATGTCTTCCTTCGGAGCCTCATGAAACATGTACTGTAGAGCAATATAATGACTCTTATGTAGTAGGGAAATCCCTCAGATGTCCTGAGCAGTTAGGTCAACATTCCAAGATTCAAACTGGACAGCAGAATTTTGAATATAGTGGAGAAGGGAAAGATGCAAAGGAGGCAAAACTATTGAAAAAAATTACTCCATCTAAGAGACTTCAAATGGGACTGACTTCCTGTAAGCATAATGAATATGAACAAGTTTCTGTTAAGTCAAATGTCATGACTAAGGTAGGGAAGGCAACGTTCAGTAAAAAGTGTAACCCCACTAAACACCAAACAACATTCTCAGGGAGCAAATCTTGTACAtgccttgaaagaaagaaaacatttactagCAAATTAGACCTTAGAGTTAATCAGAGGACACATAACCAGAAAAAAGCTCATGTGTGCATTCAGTGTGAGAAACACTTTAGCACTAAATCTTCCCTTACTATTCATCAGAGGATTCACACAGGAGAAAAGCCCTATAGATGCAGTGAATGTGATAAAACCTTCAGGCAAAAGTCAGCCCTCATTGTACATGAGAGGACTCATACTGGGGAGAAACCCTTTGAATGTTGTGAGTGCGGTAAAGCCTTCCAACATAAGTGGTACCTCAAAATGCACCAGAGAactcacactggtgagaaaccGTACGAATGTAAAGAATGCGGAAGAGCCTTTCTGAAGAAGTCATACCTCAAAATGCATCAGGGAACTCACAAGAGTGATAAACCATATGAATGTGAAAAATGTGGAAAAACTTTCCATAACAGGTCATACTTCAACATGCATCATAGAACACACACTGGTGAGAAGCCCTATGCATGCAatgagtgtggaaaagccttttacCAAAAGTCAGACCTCAGGAGGCATCAGAAGATCCACAACAGTGAGAAATTACATGAATGTAaagagtgtggaaaagcctttcaAAATAAGTCATACCTCAAAACTCATCAGAAAGTTCACACAGGTGaaaaaccatatgaatgtaaagAGTGTGGAAAAGCATTTCAAAACAAGTCATATCTCAACAAGCATCAGATAATTCATACAGgcgagaagccctatgaatgcaATAAATGTGGGAAAACCTTTCAGTGGAAGTTAGTCCTCAGTAAGCATCATAGAATTCACACTGGTGAAAAGCCCTATGAATGCATTCAGTGTGGGAAAATGTTTGGCTATAAATCATCCCTTATTGTACATGAGTTGATTCATTCTGGGGAGAAACCCTATGAGTGTAATGTATGTAGAAAAACCTTTTCCCAGAAATCAAACCTAAGTCGGCATCAAAAAACTCACAGTCATGGGGAGCTATGA